In Carya illinoinensis cultivar Pawnee chromosome 16, C.illinoinensisPawnee_v1, whole genome shotgun sequence, a single window of DNA contains:
- the LOC122298795 gene encoding uncharacterized protein LOC122298795 has product MVSFREILNKCHLYDLGYRGDMFTLSNKYGDGTYTKERLDRVVANPIWTYMFTNYGIEGLVVRSSDHKPLLMRFSKEEEASMNSAQLFKYEAKWNLEDDCGGVVLENWKYGGIHSDPVNKVKGMLENCEGALERWSR; this is encoded by the coding sequence ATGGTCAGCTTTCGAGAAATTCTAAATAAATGTCACTTATATGATCTTGGCTATAGAGGGGACATGTTCACATTGAGTAATAAATATGGAGATGGTACTTATACAAAAGAAAGGTTGGACAGAGTGGTAGCTAACCCTATATGGACTTACATGTTCACAAATTATGGGATTGAAGGATTAGTGGTTAGGAGTTCTGATCATAAGCCCCTATTGATGAGGTTTAGTAAAGAAGAGGAGGCAAGCATGAATAGTGCACAGCTATTTAAGTATGAGGCAAAATGGAATTTAGAAGATGATTGTGGAGGGGTGGTTCTTGAGAACTGGAAATATGGGGGCATACATTCTGATCCTGTGAACAAAGTGAAAGGAATGCTTGAGAATTGTGAAGGAGCATTAGAGAGATGGAGTAGATAG